A window from Bacillota bacterium encodes these proteins:
- the fabF gene encoding beta-ketoacyl-ACP synthase II: MRARVVVTGLGAVTPIGVGKDAFFEGLRSSRNGIGRVTRFDPSPFRTQMAGEVRDFVATDYMTDREAHRLARFAQFAVAASRMALADAGLALDAVDRDRVGVVMGCGIGGLEVFEEQVGMLRAEGPRRVSPFFIPMMIPNMASGQVAILTGARGPNITVTTACAAATHAIGEAFRTIQRGDADVVLAGGAEAAITPAGFAGFCALRAMSRRNDEPQRACRPFDKGRDGFVMGEGSVVLVLESLDHAQRRGAPLYAEVAGYGASDDAHHIVEPDPTGEGPLLAMQRALDDAGLRPADVDYINAHGTSTPLNDKCETLAIKRLFGEKAGKVPISSTKSMTGHLLGAAGGVGAAACVFAISIGVIPPTINYEEPDPECDLDYVPNVARKADVDVAMSNAFGFGGHNGVIVLKRCDA; encoded by the coding sequence ATGAGAGCGCGAGTGGTGGTGACCGGCCTCGGCGCCGTCACCCCCATCGGGGTGGGTAAGGACGCCTTCTTCGAAGGGCTGAGGAGTTCGAGAAACGGCATAGGAAGGGTCACGAGGTTCGATCCGTCTCCTTTTAGGACGCAGATGGCGGGCGAGGTGCGCGACTTCGTTGCGACGGACTACATGACAGATCGCGAGGCGCACAGGCTGGCAAGATTCGCCCAGTTCGCGGTGGCGGCCTCGCGGATGGCGCTGGCTGACGCCGGCCTTGCCCTGGATGCGGTGGACCGCGACAGGGTGGGGGTCGTGATGGGGTGTGGCATCGGGGGCCTGGAGGTATTCGAGGAGCAGGTGGGAATGCTCCGGGCTGAGGGGCCGAGAAGGGTGAGCCCGTTCTTCATCCCGATGATGATCCCCAATATGGCCTCTGGTCAGGTGGCCATATTGACGGGCGCCAGGGGGCCCAATATCACGGTAACAACGGCTTGCGCAGCTGCCACGCACGCGATAGGCGAGGCCTTCCGCACGATCCAAAGGGGCGACGCCGACGTGGTGCTCGCAGGCGGTGCGGAGGCGGCCATCACGCCGGCAGGATTCGCCGGGTTCTGCGCCCTGAGGGCCATGTCGCGTAGGAACGACGAGCCGCAAAGGGCGTGCCGGCCGTTTGACAAGGGCCGAGATGGTTTCGTGATGGGGGAGGGCAGCGTGGTCCTAGTTCTCGAGAGCCTGGACCACGCCCAGAGACGTGGTGCGCCTCTGTACGCCGAGGTTGCGGGCTATGGAGCGAGCGACGACGCGCACCACATAGTGGAGCCGGATCCCACTGGAGAGGGCCCGCTGCTTGCGATGCAGAGAGCGCTGGACGACGCGGGGCTCCGCCCCGCTGACGTGGATTACATCAACGCGCACGGGACTTCCACGCCCCTCAACGACAAGTGCGAGACGCTCGCGATAAAGAGGTTGTTCGGCGAGAAGGCTGGGAAAGTCCCGATAAGCTCCACCAAGTCCATGACCGGACATCTCCTCGGTGCGGCCGGGGGCGTTGGCGCGGCGGCGTGCGTTTTCGCCATCTCCATTGGGGTCATTCCTCCAACGATCAACTACGAGGAGCCGGACCCCGAGTGCGATCTCGACTATGTGCCGAACGTCGCGCGCAAGGCGGACGTGGACGTGGCGATGTCCAACGCGTTCGGGTTCGGAGGTCACAACGGCGTCATAGTCCTCAAGCGCTGCGACGCTTAA
- the fabD gene encoding ACP S-malonyltransferase, giving the protein MGKVAFIFPGQGAQYPGMGRDLVSRYAEARRVFEEADEALGFSLSELCFQGSPEDLALTRNTQPAVLAVSVATFEALKAMGARPDFVAGHSLGEYSALVSADVIGFADALRLVRVRGDLMQKAVPPGVGAMAAVIGLERSAVEECCRQARLTGVGEVQPANFNSPDQIVISGDAAAVKRAGELCGEAGARRVIPLNVSGPFHSRLMAPAASAFEPELQKVAMRAPVVPVVGNVTGRPLSSVAELKAMLARQICSPVLWEESVRFMWEAGVRAFVEVGPGRTLTGLVRRIVPEAAVFAAEASTPLEDTLEFLKEVL; this is encoded by the coding sequence GTGGGTAAAGTGGCCTTCATTTTTCCAGGTCAGGGGGCACAGTATCCCGGCATGGGCCGGGACCTCGTATCACGGTACGCTGAGGCTCGCCGCGTGTTTGAGGAGGCCGACGAGGCCCTGGGGTTTTCCCTGTCGGAGCTCTGTTTCCAGGGTTCGCCTGAGGACCTGGCCCTTACGAGGAACACCCAACCTGCCGTGCTGGCCGTGAGCGTGGCGACGTTCGAGGCCCTGAAGGCGATGGGCGCGCGGCCGGACTTCGTCGCTGGTCACAGCCTCGGGGAGTACTCCGCGCTCGTCAGCGCGGACGTCATCGGGTTCGCGGACGCACTGCGTCTCGTGAGGGTGCGCGGTGACCTAATGCAGAAAGCGGTGCCGCCGGGCGTCGGTGCGATGGCCGCTGTGATAGGGCTTGAACGAAGCGCGGTCGAGGAGTGCTGCCGGCAAGCGCGCCTGACGGGGGTGGGCGAAGTCCAGCCTGCAAACTTCAACTCGCCGGACCAGATAGTGATCTCGGGCGATGCCGCGGCGGTGAAAAGGGCGGGTGAGCTCTGCGGCGAAGCGGGTGCGCGGCGGGTCATTCCGCTGAATGTGAGCGGGCCCTTCCACTCCAGACTGATGGCCCCCGCGGCGTCGGCCTTCGAGCCAGAGCTCCAGAAGGTGGCGATGCGCGCGCCGGTCGTGCCTGTGGTGGGCAACGTAACGGGCAGGCCCTTGTCGAGCGTCGCGGAGCTCAAGGCGATGCTCGCCCGGCAGATCTGCTCGCCGGTGCTTTGGGAAGAGTCGGTGAGGTTCATGTGGGAGGCGGGCGTGAGAGCGTTCGTTGAGGTGGGCCCGGGCAGGACTCTCACCGGCCTGGTGAGGCGCATCGTGCCAGAGGCCGCTGTGTTCGCGGCGGAGGCTTCCACTCCTCTGGAAGACACGCTTGAATTCCTCAAGGAGGTTCTGTAA
- the rnc gene encoding ribonuclease III, giving the protein MGGLKPGRDACDERGHAADGARSDDKTARLEKLLDIHFKDLRLLVQALTHSSCEGVDPLASNERLEFLGDAVLKLVTAWHLYVTHPGASEGELSDMLGRAVSERSLAEAADRLGIADFLRVGRSLEATGGRRLPSVLADAFEAVLGAVFLDQGLEAARRLVVRELRPGSEPDRGANGRETRNYKAILQEFFQKREKSIPEYEVVREEGPDHDKTFTVEVRLGGGPVGRGSGKTKKMAEQAAAADALVRMGMLPAAENARAEGGEACD; this is encoded by the coding sequence ATGGGGGGACTTAAGCCCGGGAGGGACGCGTGCGACGAACGGGGACACGCGGCGGACGGCGCGCGGTCGGACGACAAGACGGCGAGACTGGAGAAGCTCCTTGACATTCACTTCAAGGACCTGCGCCTTCTCGTGCAGGCGCTGACGCACAGCTCATGCGAGGGGGTTGATCCTCTCGCAAGCAACGAGCGGTTGGAGTTTCTCGGTGATGCCGTGCTCAAGCTTGTGACCGCCTGGCATCTATATGTCACGCATCCGGGCGCGTCCGAGGGCGAACTCTCAGACATGCTCGGACGGGCGGTGAGCGAGAGGTCGCTCGCTGAGGCCGCAGACCGGCTCGGGATCGCAGACTTCCTGCGCGTGGGTCGGAGCCTTGAGGCCACCGGTGGTCGGCGTTTGCCCTCAGTGCTTGCGGACGCATTCGAAGCCGTCCTTGGTGCGGTTTTCCTTGACCAGGGATTGGAGGCCGCGAGGCGTCTTGTGGTGCGGGAGCTGCGCCCGGGGAGCGAGCCCGACCGCGGTGCGAACGGGCGCGAGACGCGAAATTACAAGGCTATCTTGCAGGAGTTCTTTCAGAAAAGGGAGAAATCTATTCCCGAGTACGAAGTCGTGCGCGAGGAGGGGCCTGACCACGACAAGACCTTCACAGTTGAGGTAAGGCTTGGCGGGGGGCCCGTGGGCCGGGGAAGCGGCAAGACGAAGAAAATGGCCGAACAAGCCGCTGCAGCGGACGCGCTCGTCCGGATGGGTATGCTGCCAGCGGCCGAGAACGCACGTGCCGAGGGAGGGGAAGCTTGTGACTGA
- the fabG gene encoding 3-oxoacyl-[acyl-carrier-protein] reductase: MRLAGKVALVTGASGGIGQACAQAFAREGADVALVAGRNLALAEEAARKVEGMGRQAMVLACDVSSPEAVEQVCDRVWERFSRVDVLVNNAGIRRDNFLIRMTDEEWDDVLRVNLRGVFNFTRAVGRRMFRQRSGRIINISSVAGVMGNAGQANYSAAKAGVIGLTKAAARELAVRGVTVNAVAPGLIDAGMTTSLKEDVKAKLLAGVPLGRLGTADEVAAACVFLASDEAGYITGQVLCVDGGMAM, translated from the coding sequence ATGAGGCTGGCGGGGAAAGTCGCGCTTGTGACCGGGGCGTCCGGCGGAATTGGACAGGCGTGTGCCCAGGCGTTTGCTCGCGAGGGCGCAGATGTGGCGCTCGTTGCTGGCCGTAACCTAGCCTTGGCCGAGGAGGCGGCCCGCAAGGTTGAGGGCATGGGCAGGCAGGCCATGGTCCTCGCGTGCGATGTGTCGTCCCCCGAGGCCGTGGAGCAAGTCTGCGACCGCGTCTGGGAGCGCTTCTCCCGTGTGGACGTCCTGGTGAACAACGCCGGGATACGTCGGGACAACTTCCTCATCCGGATGACGGACGAGGAGTGGGACGACGTGCTCCGCGTAAACCTTCGGGGGGTCTTCAACTTCACGCGGGCGGTCGGCAGGAGGATGTTCCGTCAGCGGTCCGGAAGGATAATAAACATCTCATCCGTCGCGGGCGTGATGGGCAACGCCGGCCAGGCCAACTACTCTGCCGCCAAGGCCGGCGTCATCGGGCTTACCAAGGCCGCAGCCCGCGAGCTCGCGGTGCGGGGCGTGACGGTGAACGCCGTCGCTCCGGGGCTCATCGATGCGGGAATGACCACTTCGCTGAAGGAGGACGTCAAGGCGAAGCTGCTCGCGGGCGTTCCGCTCGGACGCCTTGGCACGGCTGATGAGGTGGCGGCTGCGTGCGTTTTCCTTGCGTCCGATGAAGCAGGCTACATAACCGGCCAAGTCCTCTGCGTTGACGGGGGCATGGCTATGTAG
- a CDS encoding acyl carrier protein produces the protein MGEASPKAEEIFEKVKRIIVREAKVDESLVTWDATMNDLYADSATRMSIGDELDREFDLGTLDVEIAEDTTVQDIVDFILERVADEE, from the coding sequence ATGGGCGAAGCAAGTCCGAAAGCGGAGGAGATCTTTGAGAAGGTCAAGAGGATAATCGTTCGTGAGGCTAAGGTTGACGAATCGCTTGTGACCTGGGACGCCACGATGAACGATCTGTACGCTGACTCTGCAACGAGGATGAGCATCGGCGACGAGCTCGACCGCGAATTCGACCTCGGGACCCTTGATGTGGAGATCGCCGAAGACACGACGGTCCAGGACATCGTTGACTTCATCCTCGAGAGGGTGGCTGACGAGGAGTGA